In the genome of Columba livia isolate bColLiv1 breed racing homer chromosome 1, bColLiv1.pat.W.v2, whole genome shotgun sequence, the window GGCAGCAGTCCAGGACTCTGTTCCCTTCGGGTTTGGTCTCATCCTTCTCAATGTGAATCCAAAACAGAGCAGGGAAGCTATTTGGTTTGTGCAGGTTTGCCTATAGCACTTCTCCCCAGTAGTACAGTGCAGTGTCATTGGGTGAAGGGAAACAGTTCTTCGGAGAATGGGTTGTGCATCATTTGTTTCTTAAGAAAACCGAGCTAATGTGCAATTACTGCTGATTCTTCTGGTAAAGAGGCGCTGGACCTGTTTCTTTCCTCAGAATGGTTTCACACCACTTAATATTCATTGATATTTAGTGGAATAATTGGTGCTTCAAGCCAATGTGGAATTATGTTCAGGGCCATGACACCAGGACAATAAAAAAATTCTTGCCCCTCTTCAGTCACTTCCATTTTTCCCCCACTCTTTCCTCCTTGCTCTTGAAGCACCTAATTTTCCATTCTCTGCTACGTCCATATTTGTAAAAAATGAGCAGATGTTTTTGCTGATTAATATAAAGCTGAGAAAAGatggttatttttctctgtatattCACAGCTCTAGAAAATTACATGCAAGGCTTCTTCTGAAGGTAGATGAGACTCCCTTTTTTAGATATTCATCTGCCACACCAAGTTAACAATGCTCATTTAGATGGTTttcacacacagaagaaaaactgcaCAGATTTGCCTCAGAGTATTGAAATGTTTTAGTGAACCTGTGAATCATCTCAAAACTTACTTCTTTTGTGTCTTTATGGTCTTAGTTCTCTTAGAAGTACACAATAAACACATAACCAGTAATGAGCAATGCAGAGAATTTAAATTGGAAGCCGCTTTcaaaaaaaccaagaaagtGTTCAATGAACTTGAAAAAACTGCTGTTAAGAAATACTACTTTGCATCACTCATAAATAATCTTTTGAACCCAGTTCTGTGAGAAATCATTACATTTCAGTAATCAATGTCATGGACAAAGAAAATCTCCAATGATAAGTGCCATATTTTATCCTGAGAGACTGAACTCTTCATGCTTTAAAGCCTGAACCAACTGCTAATTGTTAGGCTTCAGAAACAAACTTCCCTtttagaaagactttttttaccTGTCACAGAAATGGTTATTGCAGACCTCTGTTAGAAGCAAGGTACTCAGTGTAATGAGCTACTGAACTGATATCAGATGTTAATGTGTATATCATGTGAAAGTCACATTAAATTTTTCAGACTTCTTAGGTAATGGACTCTGGCATCAGTCACGATCCTGCATATTCACTGCTTTGGAGCAGATGTCCCACGGGGGGTCAAAGACAGACCTGACCTACAGATTTTGCAACCCAATCTTTCTTGAAATGGAGGGCATTTACATCTGAGGCATGGTCTCATGACTCTTGTAAAAGAGGAATTTGTACAGAAGGCCAGCTAAACTGGATCTGAGGTACACCTTGACCCACTTTTGTGATTAATCAAATTAACTGCCCCTTCCTGGTGTAAGCGTAGGACATATCAAACTAATCCTGGAATACACCTAAAATGATACATTTGGATTTAGAATTATCTCTTTTATTGGTGCTATtgacatgtatttttattagCTTTACACCATTCAAAGGGAAGGGCTCAGCAGAGGTGGAACAGGATAATTCATTCGACACCATTTGAAGCCTGACTGCAGGAAGAACCATTTAAGAAAGAGTGTCAAGGTAGTAGTTCTCCCATCGCTTCACTCTGTTAATCACCATCCTCCATTTGGTTGGAGTCATCTTCTCTATTCCTTTAACAATCAAGTCACTGAAGAGGATACACCTGTAGGAGTGGGTCTGCTCAATAGACCTCAGGCCAAAGTCATTCCTGTTGTTTATAATAAACCATTTCAAAGAAGACCAGGCGACATCCATAGGGTAGAGATAGTTGTAAGACGAAGGCACAACAAGAAGCTCATGGCCATTGGCTCTAGCAACTTCAGGGCAACACTCAATGCCAGACATGCAGATCACTGGTGGGACGGGTGGCTGAGTTTCCATCTCCAACTCCTTGCCATCTTTTGCTCCCATGTGCATTGGCTGCTTGTTGTCTCTCATCACAATTACACACTTCCCATAGGAGATGGTCAGAGAATCACACAACTCCTGAAAGACACTGTTCTGTGGATGTATGGGCAGATCACCTTTTAACAGCAGTCTGTACCTCCAGGGCACCCACCCTTGGCTGCTGCCAGCGTGAACAACTGTCCACACTGGCCAGCGCAGGCCAGCCACCTCGcctgtgttttctcctgttACAAGACTTTCTGGAATATCTGTTTCACCTAAAAAAATGGTGTTGAAACCATTAAGCTGCAGCGCCCTCAGAGATCTTAAATACTGCAGGCACTGCTTCTTGGAAGCAGCATCGAAGCTGCCCCTGTGAATTATGTGCCTGAGGAGCGGATTTGCGAAGCGCTTCATGCTGGCATCTCCGGGCTGATGGGGGACACTTGCAGAGCTCACAATGCACCTGTTGCCCCGGCGTTACCTGCGGCATCACACCCAACCAGAGGCAGCACCATTAGGGGCTTTCAGGTGCCTCATCAAAAGGCATACTGGAAAACAAAGGTCCCATCAGGCTGTGTAGGCTGCAACTGTGCAGTGAGTAGCTTCTGGCATCAGGATGTTGCTCATCTTGAGCATCGTGGTTCTTTCTCTCACAGCACTGAGTGGATGTTTGggctctgtgtatgtgtgtgggcCAGCCAGGCACGCCCGAAAAGGGTTCAGAGGGATGGGGTTGtggaggcaggagctgcccagAGCCAGCATGGAGACTGAGCCAACACCTGAGCTTTGAGACCAGTGGTAGAAAacatttccctccctctccgGCAAGCATCTGGCCTCACAGAAGATGTGGCCTTGAAATACCCCTGGGTGGAGGAGGGTTGAACCCCAGGAGGGCTGAATCCCAGGTGTCTTGTTATAGGGGGAAGGAGCACCTCTGGACCCCCACATGAACCTCTCTGATGGGCAGGCCCAATCCTGGCAGCATTGCAAGGGGATTCCTGGTGACTGGTACCCAACAGCACAAGCAGCCTGTGCAAGGTCCACCACACTCAGCCTGCTCAGCTCTGGGCCTTTGATGGGGAAGGAATAAGTGATGCCTCAGACAGGTATTTTTAGAAGTAATTTGGTTTCTAGAGTCCTCTTAGGTTCCCACTTTGTCCACCCACTTCTCCATTTTGTGCTGGACCTACCGATGAACCCGTGAAGGACCTgtggcctgacaccaacatcatcACGCCCTCCAAGGAAGAGCAACACCTTCAGAGAAACGGAAGGGATtatgggaggaaaaagaagattgCTCATGTGGTGTTATGTGAACACACAGACTGAAATGAAGGTCAGAGCAGAAGGGTGGACAGGTACCACCCTGCTGCCATGATGAGTCAAACGGGGTTACAGGAGCACATGGCAAAGTGAGGGCTGCAGCCAGCCTGGGGAGGTGGGAACAGTCAGGGGAAGATGTGTGAGTGTGCACAGTCCCTCCAAGGGCAAGTGTTTGGCTGGGGAAGGTTATGGAACAATAGAAATTTAAGACTACTTTGACCCATCTGCTTTTTTACCTGCTCCTCTTTCTCCCCGCAGATGCACATGCAGAATTTTACTGCAAGAACAAGCTGGTCAGTGCAAGACTATTAAATTGCTCACACTGAGCTGTAcctgtgtgctggtttgactgaaaatgagttattttttttcttcatgcagttagaaaccttcctttttcatagctagcatggtcattatttggacttagtttgagaacaagagataacaccccgggatggagttaatgtttttagtggctctggtctgagagccaaagATGTTCTGAGCTCTGctcacaggtgtgaggcatcaaggaaggggggcagagatggggcagagcttgcctgacatccagactgatcaataagagtattccatcccattagcgtcatgcttcatatttaagacGAGTTGGGATCTTCTGGTCTCTTTCTTGGGTGCTCTTTTGCTCTGTCTCTCATGTTCTTCATTGCTCTTTTTGTCAGAGCCGGGGAAGTTCGTTTTGGGAcatttagttcagccttttgctgttttgcagaggccgctgggcctttctgcctttttactCTTTTATCTCTTTGGGATCAGttgtttgggaccaggtgctgctgcccgGGACAGGCTGCTTGatgtggacagagtttgtgagaaATTGcactatcttttattttatattctatttctattatatatatatatatatatatatatatatatatatttactagtagtgtattactattttgttattttattaaactgtgctTATCTCAATCCaactttctcccttccctttcaattctctctccTATTTGGGGGGTAGAGAGGGGGGTGAGTGAGAGgctattgtggttgtattgctagctcgggttaaaccatgacaaccTGCAAGGCTGGGAGTAAATGCTGTCAGCATTGTCAGCCTGCCAGATGGGGCTGAACAGCACAAACATCAGTCTGTTGTGAGAGCATGCATTTCCTTGCCCATCCTTGAAATGGAGATATTCCATGGTCTGTGTCATTCCCTCTGGAACAGGTTTTCTTCCCCCTAACACAGTGGGAAACTGAAGTCAAAGCTCAACTGTCTGGATGCTCTCCTTGCTGGGGCAGATGACTGATGGGGCACATCATGTTAGCAGTGTCACATGGAGAACAGAAGTATGGAAGTTTGATATAAGAAAAAGGGTGTACTCCCAGAAAGAAGCCTTTATGGTTTAACTGTTAGCCAGATGCAAAATGATGGCAGATTCAGTCCGTAtacatatgaagaaaaatacttgaatATGCAGTACATATTCATATGAGAATACAGCATAAAATATTACTGACTCATGTCTATTACTATTTCACACTGTGGTATACCTTTCTCTTCTAGTGTCAGCCCTTGTCCTTAATAAATGTATACCAGGAACATAAGCTGACATGAGTAGTCCTACTGGAGTTATTG includes:
- the C1H21orf140 gene encoding uncharacterized protein C21orf140 homolog, giving the protein MKRFANPLLRHIIHRGSFDAASKKQCLQYLRSLRALQLNGFNTIFLGETDIPESLVTGENTGEVAGLRWPVWTVVHAGSSQGWVPWRYRLLLKGDLPIHPQNSVFQELCDSLTISYGKCVIVMRDNKQPMHMGAKDGKELEMETQPPVPPVICMSGIECCPEVARANGHELLVVPSSYNYLYPMDVAWSSLKWFIINNRNDFGLRSIEQTHSYRCILFSDLIVKGIEKMTPTKWRMVINRVKRWENYYLDTLS